CTTCGCTGTCCACCGCACTGCTAGTCACCTTGAACGCCATCTCTCCACCTCCCTGTCATTCAGGCGGCCTCAGGGTCCGGCCTCCGCCCCGCCCGCCGCCGTCGTCCAATATGCACCAATCCGGCCGGAGTCGAGAGCCTCCGGCTTCCTCCGGCCCCCGCGGCCGGATTCCGCGGCCCGCCCGTGGAGGATCAGGTCCGCTGCAGCAGGAGCCCGGTCAGGTAGCCGCCCTGCGGATAGGACAGCAGCACGGGGTGGTCGGGGGCCTGTCCCATCCGGGAGATGATCCTGAGATCCCTCCCCACGTCCGCCGAGGCAGAGAAGACGATCTTCTGGAACAGCTCCTCGCCCACCAGGCCCGAGCAGGAGAACGTGAACAGCAGCCCTCCGGGCTCGAGGACGGACATGGCCTGCATGTTGACGTCCTTGTAGGCGCGGGTGCCTCGCTGGAGCGCGTCCTTGCCGCCGACGTACCTGGGCGGATCGAGTATGACGGCGCCGAAGGAGGCCCCCTCCTCCCGGTACCGCCTCAGAAGGGCGGGGACGTCGGCGTCTAGCATCGGGTACCTGTCGCCTCCGAAGCCGTTGAGCTCCATGTTCCGCGACGCCGTCTCCAGGGCTGGGCGCGACGAGTCGATGCTCGTCACGGTCGAGGCGCCGCCCATGGCCGCTGCGACGCTGAATCCACCGGTGTAGCAGAAGCAGTTCAGGACGGATCTGCCTTCCATGTAGCGCCGGCTGTCCATCCTGTTCAGGGCCTGGTCGAGGTAGAAGCCGGTCTTGTGGCCGTTCCTCACGTCGACGAGCAGCCGGGCGCCGCCCTCGTCGACCTCGATCTCGACGGGTGGCTCCTCCCCTGCGAGGAGGCCGTGCCGCTTGTCCATCCCCTCCTTCTTCCGCGCATCCGTGTCGCTTCGCTCCCACACCCCCCTGGCGCCCGTGAGCGCCATGGCCTCGTCCACGATAAGATCCTTCAGACCGTCGATGCCGAGAGTGAGGAACTGCATCACGAGGAAGCCGGCGTACCAGTCGACCACGAGGCCCGGCATCAGGTCGGAGTCAGAGTGGACCATCCGGTAGGCTCCGCCCGGCTCCGGGAAGGACGGCAGCGCGCGCCTCAGCTCGAGCGCCCTCGCGAGTCTCCTGCGCCAGAAGTCATCCCCCGGTTCCTCGCCGCGGTCCCACGAGAACAGGTGGACGGCTATCTCCGATGCGGGATTGTAGAAGCCCCTGGCCATCCAGGCGCCGTCCGGCCCCACGACGTCGACGACATCCCCGGGAGAGGCTCCCGGATCCACATCCTGGATCGCTCCGGAGTAGACCCAGGGATGCCTGTTGAGGATGCTCTTCTCCCTGTCACGCCTGATCCTGCATGCAGCATGGTTCATCACGGGGGGCACCTTTCCCCGGCCTCCGCCGGGCTCTTCGCGGGTGTGCAGCCGGCCGGGGGGAGCCGGGCGCAGAGCGCCCTCCCCGGCATCGAGCGGGCGGGGATCGGATGCCCGGGATTCGAGCCCGGGATCAGTTCTCCAGGAGGAAGTATCTCAGGCCCAGGCCGGTGTAGCCCCTGCTCTCCACCGAGGGGAGGACGGCCTTCATGACTTCGAAGGCATCACCCAGGAGGGTCGTCTCGGAGAACATCACGGTGACCTCGACGGGCCTGCCTTCGATGTCGCGGTTGTCGAGCCTCCGCTGGACCTGGGTGAGGACGCTGTCGAGCTTGGCCTGGTTGTATTCGCCGCCTGGCAGGGCCGAGGTGATCTCGATCGAGAACTCCTCCACCCGGCCCACCAGCCACTGGTCGGTGAAGAGGACCTTCATGCCGACGGGACGCGTCGGGGAGGAGTCGGGCATCACCGACTGGACAACCAGGGGCAGCCTCTCGAACTCGGTCATCCCCTCGTCGGACCACATGCAGAGCCCGTCGAGATCGAGGTTCGCCTGGTCGCCTTCGCGGTTCTTCATGTCGATGTAGACGACGAGAGGCTTGATGGGCACGGAGGCCGGGGCGATGAACGCGACAGTGCTGCCCTCGGGGATGAGGCTGAGGTTGAGGTTGGTATGGGGCTCCGCGCTCGTGCCCTCTGCGTTGAGCTGGTACACGATGTCGCTGCCTACCCTGATCGGGAGCGAGTCGAGAGGGACATCGGGTTCCATCGAGGAGGATGAGTCGGCCGAGAACCCGGTGGAGACGTTCTCGGCCCTGTCGAACGAGACGAGGATGACGGTGCAGAGGATCAGCCCGAGGACGCTCAGACCTATACCCGCAAGGCCGGACTTCTTGTGGGGGATTACCACGAGATGGTCGGGCCCCTCGATCCTGATGGGGATGTCGAGGGTCTTCTGCAGGGGTTCCCTCTGCTCCTTCAGCGGCCGGTTCTGATATTCGAGATCGAACCCGCAGTTGCCGCACTTCCCGGTGCCTCTGTCTCCGTTGTCGTGGCCGCAGATACGACAGAACATCACTCAACCCCCGGGTGGTCAGTAGCGACGGCGCCATCCCGCCAGAATCTGGCAAAGAACTCCCAGTCTATGTTCCAAGCATACGCCGATCGAAGGCTGTCTACAAGTCCGGCAAGCACCTCCTCGCGCCTCGCGGAGTACAGCATCGGCACCAGGGCGTCCCGCGACTCCTCCAGGGTGGCCTCCCTCTCGGGGATGACCTCCTCGAGCCTGACGAAAACGAGCCCGCCGGTTCCTACGGAGCACGACAGGACCTGTCCGGGAGCGAGGGAGAAGGCTCCGGGGCCGACCTCCGCGGGAAGATCGGACATCTCCAGCGGTCTCGTGAGGGCCGATCCGGCATCCTCCATCAGGGCCGCGGGAACGGTGAATGCCCCCGGGTCGGCGAGCGGATCGCCTCCGGCGGCGAGCAGCGTCGAAAGGGCCGAAGCCTGCGCGCCCGGCGTGGCGTATACCAGCCTGAACACGCGCTCCTCGGGCATCAGGAGCATGTCCCTGTTGTCGTTCCAGGCATCCTGCATGTCCTGATCGGTGATCAGGATCCTCGGGCCTGCGACGGTCTCGAACCATGCGTCGAGGAGAACCTGTTCCTGCGCATCCCGGATGTCAGGACCCACGACGGGGTGCTCGTCGAGGCCGAGTTCGACCGCCCTGGCCGCCATGATCTCATAGAGGCCCAGCAGGTGGCAGTAGTCCGTCACCCATGCGGTGTCGCCCGCTGTTCTGGGAAGGTTTTCGGGCAGGTCCCTGATGTTGCACGCGAGAGAGATGACGCTCCTCTCCCCTCCGTCCCACGAAATGGCCGTCATCCGGGCCTCCGACTCCGTGTAGGGGGAGAAGTGCCCGACAGGGTCGAGAGCATGCGACGCCACCAGCCCGGCAGCGGAGGAATCCACCCGCAACCCCCGGGCCTGCACGAGGCTGTCCTCCAGGATGTTCCTGTACTCCTCGGACATGTGGGCCCAGATGAAGTCCCTTATCCGGCCCTCGGCCTCCTCGAACGGGGGAGGTTCCACGGCCAGGACCGAGTCCAGCCTGAGGAACCTGAAGCCGGACGGGGTGGAGGCGATGCGCGAGATGTCACCGGGGGCGAGGCCCGCCAGGAGGTCTCTGTCGACGCCCACAAGCCTCGTCCTGTCCGTGGGTCCGCAGCGACCCCGGGTCGGCCTGTCCTGCATCAGGGTCGTCGAGGATGCTGCGAGTGCCCGGGCGTCGGCTCCGGCCGCCACCAGGGCCCGGAGGCTGTCCGCAGTCAGGCTGTCGTCCGCCTGTATGGCCGTGAAGACGAGCTCTTCGCCCATGCGGTCGTAGAAGGACCGTATGGAATCCTCGGGGACTTCGACCGAGCCCAGCTTGTACTGGAGGTAGATGTACTGCAGCCTGGTCCTGGCGGCGTCATGTACGGCGCTCGCGATCTCGGGATCTTCATCCAGACCCCTGGCGCATGCGTCTTCGAGGATGAGGAGCCGGTCGACCGCATTCTCGGCGAACGCTGTCACGGAGACGGAGTCTCGCTCGATGTTCTCGAGGATCGCGGCGGCATCATCGTAGGAGAGGACCCTGCCGCCGGCCGACACGGCCGCCGGCGCCTCCTCCCGGCCGCAGGAGAGGAGGAACATGACTGTCGGAATGAGCACGTACCGCATCGCAGCTCCCCCCGGAGGGCGGCATGGCCTGGTTGGTGTTGCCGAGACGAAACAGGTTAATGTAGTTTCGTCCGGGACCTGTCAACACCGGAGGTGAACCCTCGATGCACCCCGTCATGCTCGCCGCGCTCACGGCCGCAGGTGCAGCCGCGACCCAGCCCTCACCCTCGTGGAGGACGGGCATGCAGGCCGTCGACGCCGAGACCGGCGAAGTCCTGCTCGACTCCAGGGCCGACGAGCTCTTCAGGCCCGCTTCCACCGTCAAGCTGATCACCACGCTGCTGGCCTTCCGCACGCTCGGCCCCTCCAGCATCATCGAAACCGACATCCTCGCCGACTCTGCCGGATCGACCATCTACATCGTGGGCGCAGGGGCGCCCCTCATCGAGCCGGACGACATCGAAAGGGCCGCGGTGGAGACAGCGTCGGCCCTCCGGGGAGGATCCTGGGATCTCGTCTTCGACACATCCGCCTTCGCCGACTCGAACCGGTGCCCTGGCTGGGATCAGGACGACTGGTCGCGGGTCTACTGCCCGCCGGTGGAGGCCCTGACCCTAGGTGACAACGTGCTCGAACTCGTCCTGACGTCCGATCGGAGCTCCGTATCCGTGGAGGAGTATCCGGAGCTGCCAGGGCTCGAGCTCAGGGGCTCGGTGGCCGTGGGAACGGCCAGGGACTGGGAGCCCACGGCGAGGCCGGAGGGCTGGGCGACCTCGGAGCCCGTGATCACGCTCGGGGGCACCATGCCTCCGGACACCACGGTCGTCGTCTACGTGCCGTTCGCCGGCGCCCCGCGGCAGTTCGCCGAGGTATTCGCCAACGAGCTGGAGACCAGGAACCTCAGGGTGACGTCTGTGGGAGGGGGACGGGTCCCCTCGGACGAGGAGCTCACGAGGGTCGCCGTCATCAGATCTCGGCCGGTGTACGAGATAGCCGCCCAGATGAACAAGTGGAGCATGAACGTGGTGGCCGAACTCCTGCTGAGGGCCTCCGCGGACTCGCACCCGGGCGGGGAGGCCACGACCCGGGCGGGATGCGACATGGCCGGGCGGATGCTCCAGGAGCTGCAGGGCGTCGACGGAGCACAGTTGGCCGACGGATCGGGCCTCTCGAGGTTGAACATGATCAGCCCTTCGCAACTCGTGAGCGTCCTGCTGGACGGTGCGGGGTCGCTCGAGTGGGGGCCGGAGTTCCTGGCCTCGCTCGCTGTCAACGGAGTCGACGGCACGATGGCCTCGCGGCTCTCGGACCTGCCGCCGGGGGCTTTCAGAGGCAAGACGGGCTCCCTGGGCGACACGGCCTCGCTCGCGGGGATCCTCAGGACCTCGGGCGGCCGCACGATCGCCCTGGCGATCATGTGCGAAGTGCCCCAGGGCGCTGTACATTCCGCCAGGAACTGGCAGGACGGGGTGGTCAGGGAGCTGTACGCCTGCTACTGAGTGCCGGCCGGCCCCCGGGCGGAGTGCCGGGTTCCGGTCAGCCTGAGGCGGAGGGGGGTGACGAGGGATTCGAGCATGACCCTGGCGGAGATCTTCGACTCTCCGTGCTCCCTCTCCACGAAGACTATGGGTACCTCCCGGATCGAGAGCCCCGACCTCCAGGCCCTGTGGAGCATCTCGACCAGGAATGCGTAGCCCCCGGCATGTTTCCTGCCGGACAGGATCGACTCCAGCCTTTCGGCCCTGATGCCCCTGAAGCCGCTGGTGCAGTCGGAGAAGGGCATCCCCGTGACGGCCCTGATGTAGGAGTTGGCGGAATAGCTCAGGTTCAGCCTGAGGATCGACCAGTTCAGGACGCTCACGCCCCGGATGTACCTCGAGCCCAGAGCCATGTCGTGATCATCGAGAGCCTCGTCCAGCCCGCGGAGATGCACGGGCTGGTGGGAGAGGTCGGCGTCCATCATGAACACCCGCTGCCAGGAGCCCTTCTCGATCACCTGCCTGAAGGCGGCCTCGTAGGCCCTGCCGAGCCCTCTCTCGCCCGATCTCTCCATGAGGGCGACACCGGGGTCGGATGCGGCCAGGGCCTTCACTGCCTGCGCCGTTCCGTCCGGGGACGAGTCGTCGACGAAGAGCATGTCGAAATCGCACGCGTCGCGGACCGACCGGTGCAGTTCCGCGACGTTCTCTCTCTCGTTGTAGGTCGGGATTACGACGAGCCTGTCGGACATCCCGTCAGCTCTTGACCCGTTCGATGTAGGTATCCGTCCGGGTGTCGACCCTTATCTTCTCCCCCTCCTTCAGGAAGAGGGGAACCTGTACCACGAGACCCGTCTCGAGGGTCGCGGGCTTCGAGCCGCCGCTGGCCGTGTCGCCCTTCAGCCCGGGGTCGGTCTCGACGATCAGCAGGTCGACGAAGGTAGGGGGTTCGATCGAGATGGGCTCGGATCCGTTGAAGAGCACCTCTAGCCTGCAGTTGTCGACCAGGTAGAGGGCCGTGTCGCCGACCACCCGGTCGTCGAGGATGATCTGCTCGAAGGTGTCGGGATCCATCACCACGAGGCCCTCCTCGGTGCGGTAGAGCATCTCGAAGGTTCGCCTCTCGAGCCTCACGTCCTTGACCTTCTCGCCGGAGCGCCAGCTCCTGTCCAGGACCTTACCGGACTGGAGCTCGCGCAGCCTGGTCCTGATGAAGGCCGGGCCCTTGCCCGGCTTCACGTGCTGGTACTCGAGCACGAGGAAGAGCACGCCATCTACTTCGATTACGACACCCTTCCTGAGGTCCGTGGTCCAGATCATCTCGAATCCTTCCGGCTTCTCATGCCTTGATCATGCCCGGAACGAGTTCCAGGGCCAGCCTGTATCCAGCAGTCCCCGCCCCGCAGATGAGGACGTCGGCTGCGCGTGCGGTGACCAGTATCCTGCGCTCGGGCTCCCTTGCCATCACCTGGCTGAGGTGCACCTCGATGACCGGGCCGTCGAAGCCCTCCATCGCGTCGTGTATGGCCATCGAGCCGTGGGCGTATCCGCCCGGGTTGATGACCAGCGCATCCAGCCTGCCCGAGGCGGCCCAGACTGCGCTCACGATGCCGCCCTCGCTGTCCGACTGGATCGATTCAACGTCCATCCCGAGATCATCCGCCCAGGCCTTCACGGAGGCCGTGAGCTCCCGATAGGTCGCCGTCCCGTACTGTGCGGGATCGCGGCGGCCCAGGGCTCCGAGGCTGGGCCCGTCCACGACGAGCACCGAAGGCCTGGCGCCCCTCACTTCTCCTCCTGCCGGTAGGGTTCGAGGAAGAGTTCGGCCCGCTCCTCGGGGGAGAAAAGGTCGAAGAGGCTTCTGGGCTCCCGCTTCAGGCCCTGGGCCGCCCTTGGTTCGGGAGCGTGGGCGGGGGCGGGGGAGGGAGCCGCCGGCCTTGCTTCAGGAACGGCCATGCCCTGGCTCCTGAGGATCCGCTCCATGCGTCCGGTCTGTGGGAACGGCGCCGGGGCGGCCTCTTCTCCGGAGACGGCCTGTCCGGGTTGCGACGAGGCTTCGGGCGCCGGCGCCGTGGAAGCCGCCGGCTCCGTCGGAGGAGCTGTTTCGGGTTCGGGAGCGGAGGCCGGTTCCGCTGCCCGTGCCGGCACGGGTTCGGCGTCCCGTCCGGGAGCTCCTGCCTCCGACCGGAGCGGAGCCGCGGGTATGTCAGCCTCCGCCTGCCCGGGGGGAGGTTCAGTTTCGGCCGGGAAGGCCTGCTCGACGGTGACCGCAGGTTCCGGCGCAGACGCGGGTTCCGGCGATGGAGGCTCGGAGCCGGCCCCGGCAGGGCTTTCGGCCGCGAAGGCATCCTCGACCGGGGAGGCCGTCTGCACCGGGGGAGACTCCGGTTCGGCCGCGAAGGCCTGCTCCAGGGTGACTGCAGGTTCCGCGACGACCGGCCCGGAAGCCGCGGCAGGAATGGCCGAGGGCACCGCGACGGCTTCGGGTGGCGCGACCGCTTCTTCACCTGACGGGACGGGCGCGGGTTCAGGGGCCGTCCTCTCTTTCCGCTTCGCCTCCTCGAGCTGCTGCTGTGCCTCGGGGTCGCCTGGATTCTCGAACACATAGTCGCCGAAGAGCTTGACTGCGTCGCGATACCTGCCCTCGACCATGGACATCTCGGCCAGGTTCTTGAGGGCCACCAGATTGAACGGATCCGTCTTCAGCACTTCCTCGAAGGCCGAGCGGGCCTCCTGCATGTCTCCCGTGCCCCTCAGGCAGCGTGCGATGACCATCCGGATGGAGTTGTTGCCAGGCCAGTCCTTCTGCCCCCGGCGGGAGACCTCGAGGGCCTCGTCGTTGCGCCCGGCTATCCTCAGCCTGTCGGCCAGCCTCGCGCAGACGACCGGAGATGGATTAGCGATCCAGTCCTCGTAGAGCTGCCGGATCTCGGCCTCCAGAGACTCAGCCATCCTGTTCCTCCACGGCGAAGGTCCCCATGAGGATCCACCCTTCGCGCACGTATGGCTCCTTTTCGGCGTCGGGATTGAAGATCTCGGCGTCGAGCAGGAAGGACCTGCCTGCATCCTGGAGAACATAGCTCGTGAACCCGCCTGCGTTAAGATGGTGCGGGTTGATCCATGCCCCCGTGAGCCTCCAGCCCGTCATGCCCCCCGTCGAGAGGGGAAGTGCTTCGAGCCTCGAGCGGTCGACCGAGTCGGCGGAGGCGTCGTAGAAGAACCTGCGGGCCATGTCCTGCCGCCAGGCAACGGCTCCGTCGGCATCCAGCGCCTCGAGGCCCTCGACCCAGCGGATGCTCAGGATCAACCGCCCGTTGTCGGACACCGGGCGCTGGAACTGGACGAAGCCGTCTTCCGGGATCCACTCGGAGGTGGCGTAGGACCTTGGTACGTTCATGCGGAAGCCCAGAGCGGCAAGGCTGTCCATCCGTTCCGGGCTCGTCATGGAGGTGCTGACGAAATCCTGGAAGAGCCAGTCCCGCAGATGCCGGTCGTACGCGGCTTCGAGGCTGTCGGCGACGGCATCCGGACCGGCTGACCCGATCACCGTGCCGAACACCCTCTGGCCCCGGGCCCAGACATCCCTGGCGCCCGCCACGGGCCCTCCGCCCCGGAGTTCGCCCGGCAGGCCCTGCTCGTCGGCAGCCAGGAACAGGATCGTCCTCCTGTTGCGCAGGGACCCGGTGAACTCGCTCGAGGAACAGAAGGAGAACGAGAAGACAGGCTCTGGGTCGATGGTGGTGACGGTTCGCTGGTACAGGCCCGTGAGGCTGTCCGCCGCCTGCTCCTCTCCGTCGGGATACACCACGAGGACACCCTTGAGCGGGCCTTCGGCCTCCCTGGCGCATCCAGCCGCGAGGAGGAGCGCCAGGAGCATCGAGGCTCCCGGAAGGGGCTTCATCTCCCTCTCCGGGAGAACAGCGGGAACACCGTCCGGGCGACACCCAGAACGAGCGGGAGATATCTGATGACGCCTGCGGCCACCGAGCGGGTCCCCTCCCGGTTGATCACATCGACCGCCGACGTGATCGTACCGGCCGTCCTCGTGAGTTCGCGCCCCGTCCTGTCGAAGCTCTCGAGAGTCGACCCTATCCTGGGGAGGAGGGCCGAGACATCCCTCTGGAGCCTCTCGACCGAGGCTTCGAGCCTGCCCAGCGTCCTCTGCGCCTTGACGGCGGATGCCACGACCATGGCGATCGCGGTCCAGAGGCCGACGACACCGATGAGAACAATGATCTCGAGAGCGCCCATGTCTCCCCTCCGGTTTCCGGTGTCCGCGATCCGGCCGGGCGGGTCAGCGCCAGGCCTGCTGCGTGCTCCGCCATACTATTATCTGCAGCCGGCTCTTCAGGGAGTGATGCGAGCGCCAGCGCCGAGGCGGCAGCGCACTGTGTTCTCCAGCAGCATCGCGATCGTGAGGGGCCCTACGCCGCCGGGCACAGGCGTGAGGAGTGATGCGCGCGCCAGGGCCTCGTCCGCCCGGACGTCGCCCACCGGCCTGCCTTCCGCGTATGTCGTACCGACATCGACCACGACGGCACCCTCCCTGATCCAGGAGCCCCCGACCATGCCCGGCACGCCGGCTGCGGTGACGAGGATGTCGGCCGTCCTGCAGAGGCCCTCCAGGTCCTTCGTCCGCGAATGTGCGATGGTCACGGTGGCGTCTGCGGCCAGGAGGAGGGCGGCCATGGGCCTGCCGACGATGATGCTCCGGCCTATGACGACGGCTCTGCTGCCGCGCGGGGAGATGCCGGCATCCGCGAGCAGCCGCATCACGCCGGCTGGGGTGCACGGCACGATGCACTCCTCGCCGCGCCAGAGCCGGCCGACGTTCTCGGGATGGAATCCGTCCACGTCCTTGCGGGGATCGACGGCCGCGGCCACGGCCGATGGGTCGATGCCCTGCGGGAGAGGGAGCTGGCAGAGGATGGCATCCACCGAGGGATCGCCGTTGAGCGCCGCGATCCTGTCCAGGAGGGCTTCCTGCGAGGTGCCCGATGGAAGATCGACGAGGATGGACGTTATGCCCGTGCGTTCGCAGGCCTTCTGCTTGGACCGCACGTATCCCCTGCTTGCCGGGTCGTCACCGACCAGGATGACGGCAAGGCCCGGAGGGGTGGCTCCCCACCGGGCCGAACTCGCAATGACGCCTGCCTCTATCCTGCGGGCGAGATCCCTGCCGGACAGCAGTGCGCCCACGGGCTAGCCTCCGATTATCTCGGTGATCTCCACATTCGTGAGGTCCTGTCTGTGGCCGGTGCGCTTCTCGTGACCCTTGCGCCTCTTGCGGTGGAAGACCGTGACCTTGGGTCCCCTGCCGTGGGAGAGGATGCGGGCCCTGACCGAAGTGGCGTCGAGAACGGGGTTCCCGATGCGGACGCCGGCGGTGCCGGAGACGAGCATCACCCTGTCGAAGGAGACGTCTTCACCCTCGCCGCCGGGGAGCTTCCCGACCGAGAGCTTCATGCCGGGCTCGACCCTGTACTGGAGTCCACCCGTCTCGATTACAGCGTACAAGATACACCTCCGCAATCAATCCTGTGTCGAAACAACCGCGTTTATAGGTCCGGGGGCGGCTCATGGTCAACCCGTCGCCACCGGTGCTACTGAAGGAACTCCTTCGTGATCTCCTCGTGCGAATCCAGGGAGTAGACCCTGAACTCGTCCACCCGGAGCCGCTGGTCCTCGTGAAGCTCGATTTCGAGCCTTGCCTTGCCTGTCAGGTACTCGAACCTCCTGCCGTCCTCCTCCATGAAGTAGGCCGCGAGCTCGGGATGGACCGATATTACGAGGCTCTTGTGGGTCTTGCGGGCCGAGACCCTCTCCAGGAGGCGTTCGAGCCTGATGGATGCCGAGAGGGGCGAGAGCACCCTCCCGCTGCCCCCGCAGCGGCTGCAGGGCTCGGACAGGGACTGGGCGAGGCTCGGCCGCACGCGCTTGCGGGTCATCTCCACCAGCCCCAGAGAGCTGATCTGGCAGGTCTTGGTCGGCGACCTGTCGCGCCCCAGCTCGCTCCTGAGGCAGTTCAGCACCTTCTCACGGTGGTCCTCGGTGTCCATGTCGATGAAGTCTATGACTATGATGCCGCCGATGTCGCGCAGACGGAGCTGCCGGGCGACCTCCTTGGCGGCCTCGAGGTTCGTCTTGAGGATCGTGTTCTCCTGGCTCTTCCTGCCCACGTAGCGCCTGGTGTTGACGTCGACCGCCACGAGAGCCTCGGTCTGGTCGATGACGAGCGCCCCGCCGGACTTGAGCTCGACCTCCCGGTCCGTGATGCCGGTCATCTCCTGCTCGATTCCGTAGTGCTCGAAGATCGGGGTCCTGCCCCGGAAGAGCCTGATCTTGCCGGCCAGCTCCGGCGAGAGCTTCTTGAGGTAGTTCCTGGCGGCTGTGTAGACTTCCTTCGAGTCCGTTACGAAGAGCGTCATGTCGGTGGACACGAGGTCGCGGATCGTCATCGTGACCACGTCGTGCTCCTGGTGCAGGAGCATGGGCGCACGCGACTTGACTGCCAGTGCGCCTATCTCCTTCCAGCGCTCGACGATCCTTTCTATGTCGGCCTTGAAGGCCTCCTCGCTCTGGTCGGTCCCGGCGGTCCGGGCGATTATCCCGAATCCCTCGCTGCTGACCTTCGTGACGATCTCCCTGAGCCGGGAGCGCTCCTTCCTGTCGCCGATCTTGCGCGAGACCCCGGCCACGGGATCTCCGGGCATGCTCACCACGTACCTGCCGGCGATGGAGATCCTGCTGCTGACCCTGGCCCCCTTGGTGCCGATCGGTTCCTTGGTGACCTGTACCAGCACCTCCTGGCCGCGCTTTATCAGGTCCTCTATGGGCCTGCCGGTCTCCTCGGCGGTCAGCGGCTTCTCGTCGACGAGCGACTGGGCGAAGCCCTTCGCGTCGACGACGCCCGTCCTCACGTCGGACACGTGGAGGAAGGCGCTCCGCTCCATACCGATGTCCACGAAGGCCGCCTGCATCCCGGGCAGGACGGCGTTCACCCTTCCGAGGTAGATGTTCCCCACGATCCGCTTCTCGTCGGATTTCTCGACGATAAGCTCCATCAGGCGCCCGTCCTCCATGACCGCTATGCGCGTCACGTCGGGATGGGCGTTGACGATGAACTCGATCTTCAAACCAGATCAACTCCTTCATGCATCGACAGCAGCGGGACGGGGCATCCGTCGAGGGTGCCGCAGATCCCGGTCCTCCTGACCAGGAGCCGCATTTCACCCATGTCCGTCGCTGCCGCAAATATCCTGTCGGGTCGCGAGGCGGGGCTTCCGAGCGCCGCCACGACATCGATGGAACCATCATCCCCGGCCTGGAGGCCAGCAAGCCCCTCCGCATCGCGGAGGAGAACCTCCGCATCCGGGGCATGCCTGCCGCAGAAAAGCCGGTACGAAGCGGTCACGGCCTCGCCCTCGGGCGAAGGCATGCGCCCCTCGACCAGCCTGGCTCCGGTCACCGTGAATCCGGCGGGCAGGAACCGTCCCAGGTCGAAGGGATCCCGCAATGTGAACCCCTCTGCGAGAAGTATGTCAATATACTCGCTCACGCTCTCGAAACCGAGTGGCAGGGCGGGGCCGAACCTCAGGCGCGGCCTGGTGACATGGCCCCGGGTCGTCGCGACGAGCAGGCCGGAACGCCTCGCAGTGCGCATCCACAGGCGCGTGAGGTCGAGCTGCGAAGTGAACCTGGAAAGCCCGGCCCGGCCGAAGCGGACTCTCAGAGTCGCCGCAACGGCATCCGTCGTACGGGATGCGGCCCCTCCGGCAGCCCCGCGGGACGGGGCCGGCGCACCCGCGGCGGCGGGGAGGGGATCCGTCGCCCTGCGGCCGGCCGGATCGGCCGAAATCGCGCATGCTCCGCAGGAATGGCACCCCGACTCCCTGCAGTCCGGCGTGGGGATTCCCTCGAGGAACCTCCGGTGCTCCTCCCTGAGGAACTCGACGGAGGACCCGGCCTCGACGAACGACCACGGAGGGTCGGTCGACGGATCCGTACCCTCCCTGAGCCTGTCGATCAGCTCCGGCCGCCCGTCGGCGCACGAGGTCCACAGGTCGCGCTTGAAATGCTCGCGCCATCCCTCGAATCCGGCCCCGAGCGAGAGCGCCTCCTCCATCAGGGCGGGCGTCGCGGAATCGTCACCCAGGCCCAGGAGCCCCTCGAGGAACGCGACGTCGGGATCGTTGGACCCGACCGTGAAGCGCCTCGCCATGGAACGAACCAGCGATATCCTCCGCCTCACCTCTCCGGGCTGGAGCTGGCCGCACCACTGGAGGGGAGTGTGGGGCTTGGGGATGAACGGTGAAAGAGAGATCGACACTCCGCCACCCCTCCTTCCGGCCCTGGATGCGGCGCGAGCGGCTTCGGCCGAGAGATCGGCGATCGCC
This DNA window, taken from Candidatus Fermentibacter sp., encodes the following:
- a CDS encoding TIGR03936 family radical SAM-associated protein — translated: MRPEGDLEGILQQVQAPQQYTGGEWNSAPGDPRLPSVTLVYPDTYEIGMSNFGLAVVRHLLLASGRFCVRRAFCPAPDMLAAMKRRGIGWPALEDGLPAASGRVLAFGVPCEILFPNILMLLGLAGMPPRSADRGEGHPVVVAGGGGLSNPLPLSPFVDAFYLGDAETGAVAMMDSLCGDGPKTERLLRASETPGVWVPSLGRRRVSWQRSPVLLESDAPVRPVVPTARIVHDRAVVEIARGCTRGCRFCQATQLSRPVRERGVGEIDSLARRAIASTGWEDAGLLTLSFSDYSDLHGLLGTVGRLEDDLSVNISLPSLRPDTFVRLAGLRRMAGRVTMAPEAGSETLRRRLNKNLGDDVILEAVETAFGMGATGVKLYFMVGLPGETDADLRAIADLSAEAARAASRAGRRGGGVSISLSPFIPKPHTPLQWCGQLQPGEVRRRISLVRSMARRFTVGSNDPDVAFLEGLLGLGDDSATPALMEEALSLGAGFEGWREHFKRDLWTSCADGRPELIDRLREGTDPSTDPPWSFVEAGSSVEFLREEHRRFLEGIPTPDCRESGCHSCGACAISADPAGRRATDPLPAAAGAPAPSRGAAGGAASRTTDAVAATLRVRFGRAGLSRFTSQLDLTRLWMRTARRSGLLVATTRGHVTRPRLRFGPALPLGFESVSEYIDILLAEGFTLRDPFDLGRFLPAGFTVTGARLVEGRMPSPEGEAVTASYRLFCGRHAPDAEVLLRDAEGLAGLQAGDDGSIDVVAALGSPASRPDRIFAAATDMGEMRLLVRRTGICGTLDGCPVPLLSMHEGVDLV